The bacterium genome includes a region encoding these proteins:
- a CDS encoding radical SAM protein produces MRRVLIQRLQEGVAKRLGNKIMAALADGSDEEIIRMTNYWERLAVVEDHKAGARGLREIIEKGHPIGKWLKRLSAQLSPASRKGFVVNVFANSMFVGEEKRLAFRDREGFRPPDLIVFSVTSRCNLNCRGCWAREYRDTTADLSWDVIDRTITEAKERFGLHFFTIAGGEPFMRPDMLDLYAKHNDCWFLIYTNGTLVTKDVAKRLAKLGNTGPMLSVEGLEEETDARRGKGIFRKLEKTAKMLRDEGVVVGFSATATRHNVEVVSSAEFIDTMLDWGALIGWYFQYIPIGDRPDTSLMLTPQQRDFLRRSVDGQRAAKPIFLADFWNDGTAVDGCMAGGKRYLHINNNGDIEPCVFCHFAVDNIYDTTVTEALKSPFFRAIRERIPYDGNLLRCCMLIDRPQVFREHYQRFHPRPTHKGAESLVTDLAEALDSNRDGVSAILDKAWAEGDWQHILSGKIEKEERQKRAAADRAMPAATGPGASTGEAPAS; encoded by the coding sequence ATGAGAAGAGTACTCATTCAACGGCTTCAGGAAGGCGTCGCCAAGCGCTTGGGCAACAAGATCATGGCGGCCCTTGCTGATGGCTCGGATGAGGAGATCATCCGGATGACCAATTATTGGGAGCGGCTCGCGGTTGTGGAGGACCACAAGGCTGGGGCTCGTGGCCTGCGCGAGATAATCGAGAAGGGGCACCCCATAGGCAAGTGGCTCAAACGGCTGTCTGCTCAGCTAAGCCCAGCGAGCAGGAAAGGTTTTGTGGTCAACGTGTTTGCCAACTCGATGTTTGTTGGTGAGGAGAAGAGGCTTGCGTTCAGGGACCGCGAGGGGTTCAGGCCGCCCGATCTCATCGTCTTTAGCGTAACTTCGCGCTGCAACCTGAACTGTCGTGGCTGTTGGGCCAGGGAATACCGAGACACTACTGCTGATCTCTCTTGGGACGTCATCGACAGAACCATCACGGAGGCGAAGGAGCGGTTTGGGCTCCACTTCTTTACTATCGCGGGCGGCGAGCCGTTCATGCGGCCGGACATGCTTGACCTTTATGCCAAGCACAACGATTGCTGGTTCCTCATCTATACAAATGGCACCCTCGTCACCAAGGATGTTGCCAAGCGACTCGCCAAACTTGGCAATACCGGGCCGATGCTTAGTGTTGAGGGTCTGGAGGAGGAGACCGACGCAAGAAGGGGGAAGGGCATCTTCAGGAAGCTTGAGAAAACCGCCAAGATGCTGAGGGACGAGGGCGTTGTGGTTGGCTTCTCGGCTACCGCGACGCGACACAACGTCGAGGTGGTCTCAAGCGCGGAGTTCATCGACACGATGCTTGATTGGGGTGCTCTGATAGGGTGGTATTTCCAGTATATCCCGATCGGGGACAGGCCAGACACGAGTCTGATGCTGACGCCCCAGCAGCGCGATTTCTTGCGGCGCAGCGTAGATGGGCAGCGCGCCGCCAAACCGATTTTCTTGGCCGACTTCTGGAACGACGGCACGGCGGTGGACGGCTGCATGGCTGGCGGCAAGAGGTACCTGCACATCAACAACAATGGCGACATCGAGCCGTGCGTCTTCTGTCACTTCGCAGTGGACAACATCTATGACACCACTGTAACCGAGGCGCTCAAGAGCCCGTTCTTCCGAGCGATCCGCGAGCGCATCCCCTACGACGGCAACCTGCTCAGGTGCTGCATGTTAATCGATCGGCCACAGGTTTTCAGAGAACACTACCAGCGTTTCCATCCAAGGCCGACGCACAAGGGCGCAGAGTCGCTCGTTACAGACCTTGCCGAAGCGCTCGACAGTAACCGGGACGGCGTTTCGGCGATACTCGATAAAGCTTGGGCGGAAGGCGACTGGCAGCACATCCTTTCTGGCAAGATCGAGAAGGAGGAACGTCAGAAAAGAGCTGCCGCCGACCGTGCTATGCCAGCTGCCACCGGGCCTGGCGCAAGCACCGGTGAAGCGCCGGCGAGCTGA
- the amrS gene encoding AmmeMemoRadiSam system radical SAM enzyme, which produces MDSKPQEAMFYERLDGGRVRCKLCPHYCQIADGKAGICRGRENRGGTLYALTFSETIALHNDPVEKKPLYHFYPGSYLLSIGPNACNLSCQHCQNWEISQARVPTSHLTPEAAVEFAESSRRCIGLSFTYTEPLMWFEYLLETSRLAREHGLKTMLVTNGFINPEPMAMLLPLIDAINLDIKSMDDDFYRKVCGARLQPVLDFANQVKDAAALEITNLVIPGLNDSPDQIRKLVDWIHDNLGPGTPLHFSRYFPRYKMNRPPTQMATLVEAYDMAREKLKFVYVGNIIDDKLNCTYCPSCGSLLVNRIGYTVKVVGLSDGKCEKCGEPIPIIIST; this is translated from the coding sequence ATGGATAGTAAGCCGCAAGAGGCGATGTTCTACGAGAGACTTGACGGCGGAAGGGTCCGGTGCAAGTTATGTCCCCACTACTGCCAGATTGCTGACGGCAAGGCGGGGATATGCCGGGGAAGGGAGAACAGAGGCGGGACTCTGTATGCCTTGACTTTCTCGGAGACGATCGCACTGCACAACGATCCGGTGGAGAAGAAGCCGCTTTATCATTTTTACCCGGGCAGCTATTTGCTCTCGATCGGGCCTAACGCCTGTAACTTAAGCTGCCAGCACTGCCAAAACTGGGAGATATCCCAGGCGCGGGTTCCGACCTCGCACCTGACGCCAGAGGCCGCAGTCGAGTTTGCAGAGAGTAGTCGGCGTTGCATCGGGCTGAGTTTCACCTATACCGAGCCGTTGATGTGGTTTGAGTATTTGCTCGAGACGTCGAGGCTGGCAAGAGAGCATGGGCTAAAGACGATGCTGGTGACAAACGGCTTTATCAACCCCGAGCCGATGGCCATGCTGTTGCCCCTCATCGATGCTATCAATCTCGACATCAAGTCGATGGACGACGATTTCTACCGCAAGGTCTGCGGCGCAAGGCTTCAGCCAGTCCTTGATTTCGCGAATCAGGTGAAGGATGCTGCTGCGCTTGAGATAACCAACCTCGTCATTCCGGGCTTGAACGACAGCCCGGACCAGATTCGTAAACTGGTTGACTGGATTCACGACAACCTGGGGCCGGGGACGCCGCTTCATTTCTCGCGCTATTTCCCCCGCTATAAGATGAACAGGCCGCCAACGCAGATGGCCACACTCGTTGAGGCCTACGACATGGCGAGGGAGAAGCTTAAGTTCGTGTATGTCGGAAACATCATCGACGATAAGCTGAACTGCACGTATTGTCCCAGCTGCGGCAGCTTGCTGGTCAATAGAATCGGCTACACGGTGAAGGTTGTGGGGCTTTCTGACGGCAAGTGCGAGAAGTGCGGGGAGCCCATCCCGATTATCATTTCAACCTAA
- a CDS encoding tetratricopeptide repeat protein has translation ASALGFDLTASTQVIEEGLSRLENDAAFDAEHVPYIYHLFGLKFHGEPLAALESKAIKDNLWIAIRKLYERWSVEKPLVLVFEDMHWADGGTRDYIEYISDFVSDFPVLVLLLYRPAYEPKFARIERIPFTELKVGPLSNQAETDLLSFYLASGDKEQALIQRLKKYSEGNPLFAEELLHLLLERGKLRRENGKMHLTGPIEEMPLPTVLSGVLAERFDRLTRVDKRVAYYGAVIGSSFFYSLLSDLHGRLHGSPEVRDALGTLVSREIIFERAVEPELEYTFKHALTREMLVSRLVDSLRQELSGLIAKRIEELYKDRLDEFHGTLSEHYEAAGDIEKAARHAAFHAIHEQKQQRNFEALNAFERYDRLMSRVGADLRVCPEDGAGVLSTEEQADLLDSRISVLDVMGRWDDALPLSEELASLENGKWRAKSLNWQARIKSETGEYNAALDLANAALDLVRQTQDRKEHASLLNQIGNVHLSRCDYDEALRCYAEALAMHRELGDKRGIPRLVGNMGNLYVERGDYDEALRCYEEALCFFRASGDKGGIAMAVANMAELHRRRGGYDEALRCYDQALAMHWELGKKGSIAIVVANMGTVHRSLGDYDKALRCFEESLAIHRALGDKRGIAIVVGNIGAVHNARGDYDKALRCFEESLAIRRALGDKRGIAIVVGNIGAVRAHRGEWTDAKEAGQEAEEIARSTDSLSQLAFSLSVLCRAEAGLGRWDASLSCGAEALSLANKIEDQENVLDSRLALSESHVQMVRWYDEGKQNEAPPLSRDEALAKATDYANQAKELAEAKDMKGYVKEADALLAEIDKLG, from the coding sequence CGCGTCCGCACTTGGCTTCGATCTAACTGCCAGCACGCAGGTCATCGAGGAGGGTCTGTCAAGGCTCGAGAATGATGCGGCGTTCGATGCCGAGCATGTGCCCTACATCTATCACCTCTTTGGCCTGAAGTTCCACGGCGAGCCGCTGGCCGCTTTAGAGTCGAAGGCCATCAAGGATAACCTCTGGATAGCGATTAGGAAGCTCTACGAGCGCTGGTCGGTCGAGAAGCCGCTGGTCCTGGTCTTTGAGGATATGCACTGGGCCGACGGCGGCACGAGGGACTACATCGAATACATCAGTGATTTTGTCAGCGACTTCCCTGTCCTTGTCCTTCTTCTATATCGGCCGGCCTACGAGCCGAAGTTCGCCAGGATCGAGCGGATTCCGTTCACGGAGCTGAAAGTAGGTCCGTTGTCAAACCAGGCGGAGACTGACCTTCTGAGCTTCTACCTGGCCTCGGGCGACAAGGAGCAGGCGCTTATCCAGCGCCTCAAGAAATACTCGGAGGGCAACCCGCTCTTCGCTGAGGAGCTCCTTCACCTCCTTTTGGAGCGGGGCAAGCTCAGGCGTGAGAATGGTAAGATGCACCTGACCGGGCCGATTGAGGAGATGCCTCTGCCCACGGTCCTTTCGGGCGTTCTGGCCGAGCGGTTCGACCGGCTAACTCGCGTCGACAAGCGGGTGGCCTACTACGGCGCCGTCATCGGCAGTTCGTTTTTTTACAGCCTGCTTTCGGACCTGCATGGCCGGCTGCACGGCTCGCCAGAAGTTCGCGACGCTCTAGGGACACTGGTGAGCAGAGAGATTATCTTTGAAAGGGCGGTCGAGCCTGAGCTGGAATACACTTTCAAGCACGCTTTGACGCGGGAGATGCTTGTCTCCCGCCTCGTGGACAGCCTGCGCCAGGAGCTCTCTGGGCTTATCGCCAAGCGAATCGAGGAGCTCTACAAGGACCGGCTGGACGAGTTTCACGGGACGCTCTCGGAGCACTACGAGGCCGCCGGCGACATTGAGAAGGCCGCCCGACACGCCGCATTCCACGCCATCCACGAGCAGAAGCAACAGCGCAACTTTGAGGCCCTTAACGCCTTCGAGCGCTACGACCGGCTTATGAGCCGTGTAGGGGCAGACCTGCGTGTCTGCCCTGAAGATGGAGCTGGCGTGCTTTCGACCGAGGAACAGGCCGACCTGCTCGATTCTCGGATCAGCGTGCTTGATGTGATGGGGCGCTGGGACGATGCCCTACCTCTGTCCGAGGAGCTCGCAAGCCTAGAGAACGGCAAATGGCGTGCCAAGTCGCTCAACTGGCAGGCCCGGATCAAATCTGAGACTGGGGAATACAACGCAGCGCTTGACCTCGCGAACGCAGCGCTTGACTTGGTCCGTCAAACGCAGGATCGCAAGGAGCACGCGAGTTTACTTAACCAGATCGGCAACGTGCACCTGAGCCGCTGCGATTATGACGAAGCGCTGCGGTGCTATGCCGAAGCGCTTGCGATGCATCGGGAGTTGGGCGACAAGCGCGGCATCCCGAGATTGGTGGGCAACATGGGTAACCTCTACGTAGAGAGAGGCGACTACGACGAAGCGCTGCGCTGCTATGAGGAAGCGCTTTGTTTCTTCCGGGCGTCGGGCGACAAGGGCGGCATCGCGATGGCCGTGGCTAACATGGCGGAGCTCCACAGAAGGCGGGGCGGTTACGATGAAGCGCTGCGCTGCTATGACCAGGCGCTTGCGATGCATTGGGAGTTGGGCAAGAAGGGCAGCATCGCGATTGTCGTGGCCAACATGGGCACCGTCCACCGCAGCCTGGGTGATTACGACAAAGCGCTGCGCTGCTTCGAGGAGTCGCTTGCGATCCATCGGGCGTTGGGCGACAAGCGCGGCATCGCGATCGTCGTGGGCAACATCGGCGCCGTCCATAATGCCCGTGGCGATTACGACAAAGCGCTGCGCTGCTTCGAGGAGTCGCTTGCGATCCGTCGGGCGTTGGGCGACAAGCGCGGCATCGCGATCGTCGTGGGCAACATCGGCGCCGTCCGGGCCCACAGGGGCGAGTGGACTGACGCGAAGGAGGCCGGGCAGGAGGCTGAGGAGATCGCCCGCTCTACCGACAGCCTGTCACAGCTTGCTTTCTCACTGTCAGTCCTGTGTCGGGCCGAGGCTGGCTTGGGGAGGTGGGATGCGTCTCTGTCCTGTGGCGCAGAGGCCCTTTCTCTGGCGAATAAGATCGAGGATCAGGAAAACGTGCTCGATTCCCGGCTGGCCCTCTCTGAGTCGCACGTTCAGATGGTGCGGTGGTATGACGAGGGCAAGCAGAACGAGGCGCCGCCCCTTTCCCGGGACGAGGCTCTCGCCAAAGCGACCGACTACGCCAACCAGGCGAAGGAGCTCGCCGAGGCGAAGGACATGAAGGGCTACGTGAAGGAGGCGGACGCACTGCTGGCCGAGATCGACAAGCTCGGCTGA
- a CDS encoding PaaI family thioesterase — MKLINDDFCFACGEKNPYGLHLSFEYSDEGDVAWTYFVPDKSHEGWEGIVHGGITAVVMDEVAAKLVSRMAIRSVTGRLDVRYIKPALVGERLEFRAKLLHHRGRIVETKVEARRDDGTLVATCIAVMYQV; from the coding sequence ATGAAGCTTATTAACGACGACTTCTGCTTTGCCTGTGGCGAGAAGAACCCATACGGCCTTCATCTATCGTTCGAGTACTCGGACGAGGGTGACGTGGCGTGGACCTACTTCGTGCCGGACAAGAGCCACGAGGGGTGGGAGGGGATCGTTCACGGCGGGATAACTGCTGTTGTCATGGACGAGGTGGCCGCGAAGCTCGTCAGCCGTATGGCCATCAGGTCAGTAACCGGCAGACTTGATGTTCGATATATCAAGCCAGCGCTGGTGGGCGAGAGGCTCGAGTTTCGCGCCAAGCTGCTCCACCACCGAGGTCGCATTGTCGAGACGAAGGTTGAGGCGCGGAGAGATGACGGCACCCTCGTAGCCACCTGCATCGCCGTGATGTATCAGGTTTGA
- a CDS encoding TetR/AcrR family transcriptional regulator, whose product MNIGRKERERRMRREMILQAAESIFARKGYSGATMEEVAKSSEFGMSTLYKFFRSKVELYSAIIDEKLSRLQESLVEVKGMELHWRNAIERFVQDYLRFFQENTNFFKIYMTEKFGSDYEPKEELYARAKARIASYVEHAESELRDWIEEGHLGSSGSRARALALLSTIETYLSRWLGKDSDASPDEEASFIMNVLFAPANTTQVGAVE is encoded by the coding sequence ATGAACATCGGACGGAAAGAGAGAGAAAGGCGCATGCGACGTGAGATGATACTTCAGGCGGCGGAGTCCATTTTCGCTCGGAAGGGTTACTCCGGAGCAACTATGGAGGAGGTCGCGAAGAGCTCCGAGTTCGGCATGTCAACTCTTTACAAGTTTTTCCGCAGCAAGGTCGAGCTGTATTCGGCAATCATCGATGAGAAGCTCTCGAGGCTTCAGGAAAGCTTGGTCGAGGTCAAGGGGATGGAGCTGCACTGGCGTAACGCCATTGAGCGTTTTGTTCAGGATTATCTCCGCTTTTTCCAAGAGAACACGAATTTTTTCAAGATATATATGACAGAGAAGTTTGGCTCGGATTATGAGCCAAAGGAGGAGCTCTACGCACGGGCGAAGGCTCGGATCGCAAGCTACGTGGAACATGCCGAGAGCGAGTTACGGGATTGGATAGAGGAAGGTCATCTGGGCAGCTCGGGCTCGCGTGCTCGAGCGCTTGCGCTTTTGAGCACCATTGAAACGTACCTTTCTAGGTGGCTTGGGAAGGACAGTGATGCTAGCCCGGACGAAGAGGCATCTTTCATAATGAACGTACTTTTCGCCCCAGCCAACACGACACAAGTGGGAGCGGTCGAATAG
- a CDS encoding polyprenyl synthetase family protein: MRAGTTKRSVFGDVSDELGRVRDELGRRLCAEELPNGQGLLAAIQAPGKLLRPGLLLLIARNGERSERSRGVLIASALEMLHTATLLHDDVIDRSGMRRRRPTTARLVGDKASILFGDYLFAKCFNMLAQGGEFRALELLLGAIGTCVKGELAEQANLFNFSLTQEEYMNITNMKTAELFAASCWLGSHIHGDCDGECDALSRFGRHFGQGFQVVDDLLDFVGDAVSMGKPSGQDLLQGVVTLPTILALRDAGDAMLSAEGLGRGYATERALDRAGGPGGALGPAEAARVRRVVLESGSLRATMDIAGDCFAGALESVAGLNRDDGLCAKLRLLCEVSAKRGEDALSEFERQQRESNLMGRDDG, encoded by the coding sequence ATGAGAGCGGGCACAACGAAGCGCAGCGTGTTCGGTGATGTTTCGGACGAGCTTGGACGTGTGCGAGATGAATTGGGGAGGCGCCTGTGCGCTGAGGAGCTTCCGAACGGGCAAGGGCTTCTAGCCGCGATTCAGGCACCGGGAAAGCTGCTCAGGCCGGGCCTACTTCTTCTCATTGCGCGAAATGGGGAACGGTCCGAGCGGAGCAGAGGTGTGCTGATTGCGAGCGCGCTCGAAATGCTCCACACAGCTACACTTCTGCATGATGACGTGATAGACCGATCGGGCATGAGGCGCCGTCGGCCTACGACGGCGAGACTTGTCGGGGACAAGGCATCGATTCTTTTTGGTGATTATCTTTTCGCGAAGTGTTTTAACATGTTGGCCCAGGGAGGGGAGTTCCGGGCTCTTGAGCTGCTGCTGGGCGCCATTGGCACATGTGTGAAGGGGGAGCTGGCGGAGCAAGCGAACCTGTTCAACTTCTCGCTCACGCAAGAGGAGTACATGAACATAACCAACATGAAGACGGCGGAGTTGTTTGCGGCATCGTGCTGGCTGGGATCACACATTCATGGGGATTGTGACGGGGAGTGTGATGCCCTTTCGAGGTTTGGGCGGCATTTCGGACAGGGCTTTCAGGTAGTCGATGATCTCTTGGATTTTGTTGGCGATGCGGTGTCGATGGGGAAACCTTCGGGTCAAGACCTATTGCAGGGCGTCGTTACCTTGCCGACTATTTTGGCTTTGAGAGATGCTGGTGATGCGATGTTGTCTGCCGAGGGTCTGGGCCGTGGGTATGCAACAGAGCGTGCGTTAGACCGTGCGGGAGGGCCGGGTGGAGCACTGGGTCCGGCGGAAGCCGCTCGGGTGAGGCGCGTGGTGCTTGAATCTGGGTCTCTGCGTGCGACGATGGATATTGCTGGCGACTGTTTTGCCGGGGCTTTGGAAAGCGTTGCGGGGCTGAATCGTGATGACGGTCTCTGTGCTAAGCTGCGGCTGCTCTGTGAGGTGTCGGCCAAGAGGGGTGAGGATGCACTCTCAGAGTTCGAGAGGCAGCAAAGAGAGAGTAATCTGATGGGTAGAGACGATGGATAG
- a CDS encoding tetratricopeptide repeat protein: MPDNGRLAPLALFLSCTLAFTILLSTLSTSVHTGDSGELVVSAWSLGIAHNPGYPVYALLGRLAGFLGLGNAALRVNLLSALCTVLASAFLFMTVYHLLGRLFTATVAALLLPISATVWWQAADAEVYTLYLLSLSVLAYTFTRFLTDSDVRWLYCASFVFGLSLGNHVSLVMMIPAIVCLLWGNRSIREAKTVFVLLALIILGLSCYIYLPIRASTSPAINWSNPDTLAGVIYHVGAAEHRGKAMFTTGYQAPEDRFASVAQLLTTQYGPASAIFIAIALWGLWSIRRNRRLVAASALAIGFNVFYIQFVNVVPLEATGFGYPSHLAQVLLFAAGLARLMQKLPRLAVIISFVIVLAGILANYHPNDRSEDLLEYQYVRNLLSPLPKDAALFAKGDNQIFGLLYLQSVEGVRPDVSLYDAYGEIAVPLKSFAGFRSIKGLPRMREVCQSSRTCFFGFTPGEELGSRAEEITAVGILSALGDTSWLSDAVCWALYGLEGIDDESIFKRILSQEIAASYHFHLAKHYLSRGDRSRWRDELLKTSRAGSQVDFMRAKVGEQYAEAGMIDDAVREFAAARRLDPSHADYSNQLGVLFRRSGQNAKAIEAFREALAEKPQESVYAYNLGNALSAVGRTDQAISYYELALKSASNPAEVLNNLGQAHRQKGDSEQAIKAFNEAIRIKPKYLAPRLNLGVTFAKMGQYKRAIAEYQAGLAIDPDSKELHNNLGTAYKRSGEMGKAIEHFRKAAEIDPNFLAARVNLGGTFANMRKYELAIPQYEAALGIDPNYASAYFDLGSIYLQKRDVELCKRMWASFLKLEPSGPRAQKVRDILSKLMR; the protein is encoded by the coding sequence GTGCCCGACAACGGCCGCCTCGCGCCGCTTGCACTTTTTCTCTCCTGCACCTTAGCGTTTACAATCCTCCTCTCGACGCTCTCCACTTCTGTTCACACGGGCGATAGCGGCGAACTCGTGGTCTCTGCATGGTCGCTGGGCATAGCCCACAATCCCGGCTACCCCGTTTATGCACTCTTGGGCCGCCTCGCGGGGTTCTTGGGCCTTGGGAATGCGGCGTTGCGTGTCAATCTCCTGTCTGCGCTGTGCACCGTACTCGCGTCGGCCTTCCTGTTTATGACGGTCTATCACCTACTCGGGCGTCTCTTCACCGCAACGGTGGCGGCACTGCTTTTGCCCATCTCGGCCACAGTCTGGTGGCAAGCGGCGGATGCCGAGGTCTATACGCTCTATCTGCTATCACTCTCGGTGCTGGCATATACCTTCACGCGCTTTCTCACCGACAGCGATGTCCGATGGCTCTACTGCGCCTCGTTTGTGTTTGGGCTGTCGCTGGGTAATCACGTATCGCTGGTCATGATGATTCCGGCGATCGTGTGCCTTCTGTGGGGCAATAGAAGCATTCGGGAAGCCAAGACCGTCTTCGTCCTTCTTGCGCTGATTATCCTCGGCCTTTCGTGCTACATATACCTGCCGATCCGTGCATCGACCTCGCCGGCGATCAACTGGAGCAACCCGGACACGCTTGCAGGTGTCATCTACCACGTTGGAGCTGCCGAGCACCGAGGCAAGGCCATGTTCACTACCGGATACCAGGCCCCGGAAGACCGATTTGCCTCTGTCGCTCAACTGCTCACGACGCAATATGGGCCAGCGTCCGCCATTTTCATCGCTATCGCGCTATGGGGCTTGTGGTCGATCAGGCGGAACCGACGGTTGGTGGCAGCGAGTGCCCTTGCGATCGGCTTTAACGTTTTCTACATCCAGTTCGTCAACGTCGTACCGCTCGAGGCGACTGGCTTTGGCTACCCCTCACATCTTGCGCAGGTATTGCTGTTTGCAGCGGGCCTTGCGCGGCTCATGCAGAAGCTCCCTCGCCTCGCCGTTATCATCTCCTTCGTGATTGTTCTAGCCGGGATTCTCGCAAACTACCACCCGAACGACCGCTCCGAGGACCTTCTCGAGTATCAATACGTCCGAAACCTGCTCTCGCCGCTGCCCAAGGACGCCGCCCTGTTCGCTAAGGGAGACAACCAGATATTCGGCCTGCTCTATCTTCAATCTGTTGAGGGTGTTCGGCCTGACGTTTCGCTCTATGATGCTTACGGAGAGATCGCGGTCCCGCTGAAGTCGTTCGCTGGCTTCAGGAGTATTAAGGGGTTGCCGAGGATGAGAGAGGTCTGTCAGTCGTCCCGAACGTGCTTTTTTGGTTTCACGCCCGGCGAGGAGCTCGGGTCGCGAGCAGAGGAGATAACGGCGGTGGGCATCCTTTCGGCACTGGGCGATACATCCTGGCTCAGCGACGCTGTCTGCTGGGCGCTTTACGGTCTAGAAGGCATCGATGATGAGAGCATATTCAAGAGGATTCTCTCGCAGGAGATAGCGGCCAGCTATCATTTCCACCTTGCGAAGCACTATCTTAGTCGTGGAGACCGGAGCCGGTGGCGAGATGAGCTGCTCAAGACCTCCCGCGCGGGCAGCCAGGTCGATTTCATGCGCGCAAAGGTCGGCGAACAATACGCCGAGGCGGGGATGATCGATGATGCAGTTCGGGAGTTTGCTGCCGCCCGCAGGCTCGATCCCAGCCATGCCGATTACAGCAATCAGCTCGGTGTTCTTTTCAGGAGGTCTGGCCAGAATGCGAAAGCGATAGAGGCTTTTCGCGAGGCGCTCGCCGAAAAGCCTCAAGAGAGCGTTTACGCATACAACCTTGGCAATGCGCTCAGCGCAGTTGGCAGGACAGATCAGGCGATTTCATACTACGAGCTGGCCTTGAAAAGCGCGAGCAATCCTGCTGAGGTCCTGAATAACCTGGGGCAAGCACATAGGCAGAAGGGCGATTCTGAGCAAGCCATCAAGGCTTTCAACGAGGCGATACGCATCAAGCCCAAGTATCTTGCGCCGAGGTTGAACCTAGGCGTCACGTTCGCGAAAATGGGGCAATACAAACGCGCAATTGCAGAGTATCAGGCGGGCCTTGCTATCGACCCGGACTCCAAGGAGCTTCACAATAACCTGGGCACTGCCTACAAGCGGAGCGGAGAGATGGGGAAGGCCATCGAGCACTTCCGCAAAGCGGCAGAGATCGATCCCAACTTCCTAGCCGCTCGTGTGAACCTGGGCGGGACGTTTGCTAATATGCGCAAATACGAACTGGCAATCCCGCAGTACGAGGCAGCGCTCGGCATTGACCCCAACTACGCAAGCGCCTATTTTGACCTCGGGTCGATCTACCTTCAGAAAAGGGATGTCGAGCTGTGCAAGAGGATGTGGGCAAGCTTTCTAAAACTCGAGCCGAGTGGTCCTCGGGCGCAGAAAGTGAGGGACATTTTATCTAAGCTAATGCGCTAG